A window from Actinomycetospora corticicola encodes these proteins:
- a CDS encoding citrate:proton symporter, producing MLVILGFLMIGVFMTLIMTKKLTPVVALVLVPTIFGLFAGAGLGLGDMVIDSVKSLAPTAALLMFAIIYFGTMIDVGLFDPIVRGILRVVGDDPAKVVVGTAVLAAVVSLDGDGSTTFIITVAAMLPVYRRLGLSPVILTAVAGVANGVMNIVPWGGPTARAASALKISPSEVFVPMIPSMLGGIATVLLLAWVLGRRERTRLGTDPFAEARRLVGAERVLVAEAAGTSSTTTTTTTTSTGTATTVLTPPSGTPAVGRTGSGTPATGDDSHDDGVGDALDPNRATLRPRLYWFNATLTLAMLGLLILDVLPIAVLFMIGCAIALVVNFRSVDEQAAELKAHAGSVVSVVSMVLAAAVLIGILDGTGMVDAMAQWMVSVIPASFGPFMGVVTALISMPLTFLMSNDAFYFGVLPVLAETAANYGISPAEMARASIVGQPVHMQSPLVPAILLLVALAKVDLGDHHRKALWMAGLASVAMLVVGVLVGAIPFLA from the coding sequence GTGCTCGTCATCCTCGGCTTCCTCATGATCGGGGTCTTCATGACCCTGATCATGACGAAGAAGCTCACCCCGGTCGTCGCCCTGGTGCTGGTGCCCACGATCTTCGGGCTCTTCGCCGGCGCCGGCCTCGGCCTGGGCGACATGGTCATCGACTCGGTGAAGAGCCTCGCGCCCACCGCGGCGCTGCTCATGTTCGCGATCATCTATTTCGGCACGATGATCGACGTCGGGCTGTTCGACCCGATCGTCCGCGGCATCCTGCGCGTCGTCGGCGACGACCCCGCCAAGGTGGTGGTCGGCACCGCGGTGCTCGCCGCGGTCGTCTCCCTGGACGGCGACGGCTCCACCACGTTCATCATCACCGTGGCCGCGATGCTCCCGGTGTACCGGCGCCTCGGGCTCTCCCCGGTCATCCTCACCGCCGTCGCCGGCGTCGCCAACGGCGTCATGAACATCGTCCCCTGGGGCGGGCCGACGGCCCGGGCGGCGAGCGCGCTGAAGATCTCGCCGTCCGAGGTCTTCGTGCCGATGATCCCGTCGATGCTCGGTGGTATCGCGACGGTGCTGCTCCTCGCGTGGGTGCTCGGCCGCCGCGAGCGCACCCGACTCGGCACGGACCCGTTCGCCGAGGCCCGCCGCCTGGTCGGGGCCGAGCGGGTCCTCGTCGCGGAGGCCGCCGGCACCAGCTCGACCACGACCACGACCACGACCACGTCGACCGGCACCGCGACGACCGTCCTGACGCCGCCCTCGGGCACGCCCGCCGTCGGCCGGACCGGATCCGGCACACCCGCGACCGGGGACGACTCCCACGACGACGGCGTCGGCGACGCGCTCGACCCGAACCGGGCCACGCTGCGCCCGAGGCTCTACTGGTTCAACGCGACCCTGACGCTCGCGATGCTGGGCCTGCTGATCCTCGACGTGCTCCCGATCGCCGTGCTGTTCATGATCGGCTGCGCGATCGCCCTCGTCGTGAACTTCCGCTCGGTCGACGAGCAGGCCGCCGAGCTCAAGGCCCACGCCGGGTCCGTCGTCTCGGTCGTCTCGATGGTCCTCGCGGCCGCCGTGCTCATCGGCATCCTCGACGGCACCGGCATGGTCGACGCGATGGCGCAGTGGATGGTGTCGGTGATCCCGGCGTCGTTCGGCCCCTTCATGGGCGTGGTCACCGCGCTGATCTCGATGCCGCTGACCTTCCTGATGTCGAACGACGCCTTCTACTTCGGCGTGCTGCCGGTGCTCGCCGAGACCGCCGCGAACTACGGCATCTCTCCCGCCGAGATGGCGCGCGCCTCCATCGTCGGGCAGCCGGTCCACATGCAGAGCCCGCTCGTCCCGGCGATCCTGCTGCTGGTGGCGCTGGCGAAGGTCGACCTGGGCGACCACCACCGCAAGGCGCTCTGGATGGCGGGCCTCGCCTCGGTCGCGATGCTCGTGGTCGGGGTGCTCGTCGGCGCGATCCCCTTCCTGGCGTGA
- a CDS encoding aminotransferase class I/II-fold pyridoxal phosphate-dependent enzyme, with translation MSAPQKPFSRTVAAIPPSGIRKFFDLAQSMQGVISLGVGEPDFPTPWSAREAAIHALEHGATTYTSNSGLLELREAITDDLADRYGVRYRAADECLITSGVSEGLDLTLRALLNPGDEVIVPEPCYVAYQPCVAFAGGIPVPVALDPGDAYRLDPAIIGAAITENTKAILFGSPSNPTGSAQSAADLEALAALAREHDLWLISDEIYDRLTYHGTHTPAAVSAPERTVTLGGFSKSYAMTGWRVGYACAPEPLAQLMHRIHQYTMLCAPHMSQIAALEAMRTAQDDVDEMVADYDRRRRLFSKGLDELGLTCPVPGGAFYVFPSIASTGMTSEEFAEGLLTQEKVAVVPGNVFGPSGEGHVRCSYATALPQLETALERIARFIGS, from the coding sequence GTGAGCGCCCCGCAGAAGCCCTTCTCCCGCACGGTCGCGGCCATCCCGCCGTCGGGAATCCGCAAGTTCTTCGACCTCGCGCAGAGCATGCAGGGGGTCATCTCCCTCGGCGTGGGCGAGCCGGACTTCCCGACGCCGTGGAGCGCCCGCGAGGCCGCGATCCACGCCCTCGAGCACGGCGCGACGACCTACACGAGCAACTCGGGCCTGCTCGAGCTCCGCGAGGCGATCACCGACGACCTCGCCGACCGCTACGGCGTGCGCTACCGCGCAGCCGACGAGTGCCTGATCACCAGCGGCGTCTCCGAGGGCCTCGACCTCACGCTGCGGGCGCTGCTCAACCCGGGCGACGAGGTGATCGTCCCGGAGCCCTGCTACGTCGCCTACCAGCCGTGCGTCGCGTTCGCGGGCGGCATCCCGGTGCCCGTCGCGCTCGACCCCGGCGACGCCTACCGGCTCGACCCGGCGATCATCGGCGCGGCGATCACGGAGAACACCAAGGCGATCCTCTTCGGCTCGCCGTCCAACCCCACCGGCAGCGCCCAGAGCGCCGCCGACCTCGAGGCCCTCGCGGCGCTGGCCCGCGAGCACGACCTGTGGCTGATCTCCGACGAGATCTACGACCGGCTCACCTACCACGGCACGCACACCCCGGCGGCCGTGAGCGCCCCGGAGCGCACGGTGACCCTCGGCGGGTTCTCGAAGTCCTACGCGATGACCGGCTGGCGCGTCGGCTACGCCTGCGCCCCGGAGCCGCTCGCGCAGCTCATGCACCGCATCCACCAGTACACGATGCTGTGCGCCCCGCACATGTCGCAGATCGCCGCCCTCGAGGCCATGCGCACCGCCCAGGACGACGTCGACGAGATGGTCGCCGACTACGACCGGCGGCGTCGCCTCTTCTCCAAGGGCCTCGACGAGCTCGGGCTCACCTGCCCCGTGCCCGGCGGCGCCTTCTACGTCTTCCCGTCGATCGCGTCGACCGGCATGACCTCCGAGGAGTTCGCCGAGGGCCTGCTCACGCAGGAGAAGGTCGCCGTGGTGCCCGGCAACGTGTTCGGTCCCTCGGGCGAGGGCCACGTGCGCTGCTCCTACGCGACCGCGCTCCCCCAGCTCGAGACCGCGCTCGAGCGGATCGCGCGCTTCATCGGTTCCTGA
- a CDS encoding MFS transporter, with protein sequence MRRVPAWFLGLLVCVFATQTALNLARPLVSYRAIALGADATAVGVVTAAYALLPIVVAVPLGRATDRLGRSAEVLLLGVVLLGVGPLLLAGADTLVTVGLASTALGFGHLAFMIAAQGLVAARSASGDLDRTFGVFTAVTSAGQLVGPLLAGALLGDASGAALLPASRTALLVAGACVLPALPVAAVTAARRLRRAIPLPDAGAAPEGGRTGIPALLRRPGMRPGLLVSLALLATVDLVTAYLPLLAEERGIAPSVVGLLLGARAGASLASRLLLARLAARWSRSTLVVASAAGSAVALVVAAWPGAGVPVLAVALPLCGFFLGIGQPLTMTLTVRSAPVSARSTALALRLLAHRLGQVAVPAGAGLVAGATGAAGALWLAGVLLAGSAAAAADATRRGAFDDG encoded by the coding sequence GTGCGACGCGTCCCCGCCTGGTTCCTCGGCCTGCTGGTCTGCGTGTTCGCCACCCAGACCGCCCTGAACCTCGCGCGCCCGCTGGTCTCCTACCGGGCGATCGCGCTGGGGGCGGACGCGACGGCGGTCGGCGTCGTCACCGCCGCGTACGCGCTGCTGCCGATCGTCGTGGCGGTGCCGCTGGGCCGGGCGACCGACCGGCTGGGGCGCTCGGCCGAGGTGCTGCTGCTCGGCGTCGTGCTGCTAGGCGTCGGCCCCCTGCTGCTCGCCGGGGCGGACACGTTGGTCACGGTCGGGCTCGCCTCGACCGCGCTCGGCTTCGGCCACCTCGCCTTCATGATCGCCGCGCAGGGCCTGGTCGCGGCGCGCAGCGCGAGCGGTGACCTCGACCGGACCTTCGGCGTCTTCACCGCCGTCACCTCGGCCGGTCAGCTCGTCGGCCCGCTGCTCGCGGGTGCCCTGCTCGGCGATGCGAGCGGCGCGGCGCTCCTGCCCGCCAGCCGCACGGCGCTGCTCGTCGCCGGCGCGTGCGTCCTCCCCGCCCTGCCGGTCGCGGCGGTGACCGCCGCACGCCGGCTGCGTCGCGCGATCCCTCTTCCCGACGCCGGGGCGGCGCCGGAGGGCGGGCGCACCGGCATCCCCGCGCTGCTGCGCCGCCCCGGGATGCGTCCGGGACTGCTCGTCAGCCTCGCGCTGCTCGCCACCGTCGACCTCGTCACCGCCTACCTGCCGCTGCTCGCCGAGGAGCGGGGGATCGCCCCGTCCGTGGTCGGGCTGCTCCTCGGGGCACGGGCGGGCGCGTCGCTGGCCTCACGGCTGCTCCTGGCGCGCCTCGCGGCCCGGTGGTCGCGCTCGACCCTCGTCGTCGCGAGTGCGGCGGGTTCGGCGGTGGCCCTCGTGGTGGCCGCGTGGCCCGGCGCCGGGGTCCCGGTCCTCGCGGTCGCGCTGCCCCTGTGCGGGTTCTTCCTCGGGATCGGCCAACCCCTGACGATGACCCTGACGGTGCGCTCGGCCCCGGTCTCCGCCCGCTCGACGGCGCTCGCCCTGCGGCTGCTCGCCCACCGGCTCGGGCAGGTCGCGGTCCCGGCCGGCGCGGGCCTCGTCGCGGGGGCCACCGGCGCCGCGGGGGCGCTCTGGCTCGCGGGCGTCCTGCTCGCCGGATCGGCGGCCGCGGCGGCGGACGCCACGCGCCGCGGAGCGTTCGACGACGGCTGA
- a CDS encoding PPOX class F420-dependent oxidoreductase, producing the protein MDLDQARSYLREHHHAVLATTRSDGAPQLSPVVVGIDDDGAAVISTRETAMKAKNLRRTPRAWVCVFPDGFFGEWAQVEGDVEIVDLPAAHEPLRALYRQVTGGEHDDWDEFDEAMRSERRVAVRIHLDRAGPSVSG; encoded by the coding sequence ATGGACCTCGACCAGGCACGCTCCTACCTCCGCGAGCACCACCACGCCGTGCTCGCCACGACCCGTTCCGACGGCGCCCCGCAGCTCTCGCCCGTCGTCGTCGGGATCGACGACGACGGCGCCGCGGTGATCAGCACCCGGGAGACCGCGATGAAGGCGAAGAACCTGCGGCGCACGCCGCGCGCCTGGGTGTGCGTGTTCCCCGACGGGTTCTTCGGCGAGTGGGCGCAGGTGGAGGGGGACGTCGAGATCGTCGACCTGCCCGCGGCCCACGAGCCGCTGCGGGCGCTCTACCGACAGGTCACGGGCGGCGAGCACGACGACTGGGACGAGTTCGACGAGGCCATGCGCTCGGAGCGCCGGGTGGCGGTGCGGATCCACCTCGACCGGGCGGGGCCGAGCGTGAGCGGCTAG
- a CDS encoding response regulator, translating into MTDGSASGGDATEALRVLVVDDDFMVAKVHGGFVARTPGFSPVGVAHNGAEALARAVELRPDLVLLDLYLPDRSGLDVLADLRTAVPDVDVLMVTAARDAETVRAAVRGGVVHYLIKPFGFEDLRDRLLRYAAGRRALPAEQDADQSAVDQLFGGGRPAPAPSGPGTRTGPRASLPKGLSAETADLVAAALRAAEGDLSAAETAERVGISRVSARRYLEFFTDGGRAEVRLRYGTAGRPERRYRAL; encoded by the coding sequence ATGACCGACGGGTCGGCGTCGGGCGGTGACGCCACCGAAGCCCTGCGCGTCCTGGTCGTGGACGACGACTTCATGGTCGCGAAGGTCCACGGCGGGTTCGTCGCGCGGACCCCCGGCTTCAGCCCCGTCGGGGTGGCGCACAACGGGGCCGAGGCGCTCGCCCGCGCGGTCGAGCTGCGCCCGGACCTCGTGCTGCTCGACCTCTACCTGCCCGACCGCAGCGGCCTGGACGTCCTCGCCGACCTGCGGACCGCGGTGCCCGACGTCGACGTCCTCATGGTCACCGCCGCCCGGGACGCCGAGACGGTGCGCGCCGCCGTGCGGGGCGGGGTGGTGCACTACCTGATCAAGCCGTTCGGGTTCGAGGACCTGCGCGACCGGCTCCTGCGGTACGCCGCCGGCCGGCGGGCCCTGCCCGCCGAGCAGGACGCCGACCAGTCCGCCGTCGACCAGCTCTTCGGCGGCGGGCGGCCGGCCCCGGCGCCGTCGGGGCCCGGCACGCGGACAGGCCCCCGGGCGTCGTTGCCCAAGGGCCTGTCGGCGGAGACGGCGGATTTGGTCGCCGCCGCACTGCGGGCCGCCGAGGGCGACCTGTCGGCGGCGGAGACCGCGGAGCGGGTGGGGATCTCGCGGGTGAGCGCCCGGCGCTACCTGGAGTTCTTCACCGACGGCGGGCGGGCCGAGGTCCGGTTGCGGTACGGGACCGCCGGTCGGCCCGAGCGCCGCTACCGGGCGCTCTGA
- the aspS gene encoding aspartate--tRNA ligase, whose protein sequence is MMRTHPAGTLRAEHVGATVTLAGWVARRRDHGGVVFIDLRDASGVVQVVFRSGEVAEASHRLRAEYCVQVVGSVEARPGGSENADLATGAVEISATELTVLSESAPLPFQMDETPGEDVRLRYRYLDLRREGPAHAIRMRSRANKIARDVLSDRDFVEVETPTLTRSTPEGARDFLVPARLRPGSWYALPQSPQLFKQLLQVGGLERYFQIARCYRDEDFRADRQPEFTQLDIEASFVDQDDVIALGEAVIGALWSELAGYELPAPVPRITYADAMARYGSDKPDLRFGIELTELTDYFAETPFRVFRAPYVGAIVMPGGASQARRTFDGWQEWAKQRGARGLAYVLVGDDGEVGMGGPVAKNLSDGEREGLAKAVGAAPGDCIFFAAGPRSSSRALLGAARGEIARRQDLIEPGTWSFVWVVDAPLFEAADEATAAGDVAVGSGQWTAVHHAFTSPTPEWIDRFEEDPANALAYAYDLVCNGNEIGGGSIRIHRQDVQERVFALMGLSAEEQREKFGFLLDAFSFGPPPHGGIAFGWDRICALLAGVDSIRDVIAFPKTGGGYDPLTAAPAPITALQRKEAGVDAKPTKPAEPGSGTLPANPVKPQDRPVEDPGTQPS, encoded by the coding sequence ATGATGCGCACGCACCCCGCCGGCACGCTGCGCGCCGAGCACGTCGGCGCCACCGTCACCCTCGCCGGATGGGTGGCCCGACGCCGGGATCACGGCGGCGTGGTGTTCATCGACCTGCGCGACGCCTCCGGGGTCGTGCAGGTCGTCTTCCGCTCCGGCGAGGTCGCCGAGGCGAGCCACCGGCTGCGCGCCGAGTACTGCGTGCAGGTGGTCGGCAGCGTCGAGGCCCGCCCGGGGGGCAGCGAGAACGCCGACCTCGCGACCGGCGCCGTCGAGATCAGCGCGACCGAGCTGACCGTGCTCTCGGAGTCCGCGCCGCTGCCGTTCCAGATGGACGAGACGCCCGGTGAGGACGTCCGGCTGCGCTACCGCTACCTCGACCTGCGCCGCGAGGGCCCGGCCCACGCGATCCGGATGCGCTCGCGGGCGAACAAGATCGCCCGCGACGTGCTCTCCGACCGCGACTTCGTCGAGGTCGAGACCCCGACCCTGACCCGGTCGACCCCCGAGGGCGCGCGCGACTTCCTCGTCCCGGCACGGCTGCGCCCGGGCAGCTGGTACGCGCTGCCGCAGTCCCCGCAGCTGTTCAAGCAGCTGCTCCAGGTCGGCGGCCTCGAACGCTACTTCCAGATCGCGCGCTGCTACCGCGACGAGGACTTCCGCGCCGACCGCCAGCCCGAGTTCACCCAGCTCGACATCGAGGCGAGCTTCGTCGACCAGGACGACGTCATCGCGCTCGGCGAGGCCGTCATCGGGGCCCTGTGGTCGGAACTCGCGGGCTACGAGCTGCCCGCGCCGGTCCCGCGGATCACCTACGCCGACGCGATGGCGCGCTACGGCTCGGACAAGCCGGACCTGCGCTTCGGGATCGAGCTCACCGAGCTCACCGACTACTTCGCGGAGACGCCGTTCCGCGTCTTCCGTGCCCCGTACGTCGGCGCGATCGTGATGCCGGGCGGCGCGTCCCAGGCCCGCCGCACCTTCGACGGCTGGCAGGAGTGGGCCAAGCAGCGCGGTGCCCGCGGGCTGGCCTACGTGCTCGTCGGCGACGACGGCGAGGTCGGCATGGGCGGCCCCGTCGCGAAGAACCTCTCCGACGGCGAGCGGGAGGGCCTCGCGAAGGCCGTCGGCGCCGCCCCGGGCGACTGCATCTTCTTCGCCGCCGGGCCGCGCTCGTCCTCACGGGCGCTGCTGGGCGCCGCCCGCGGCGAGATCGCCCGTCGTCAGGACCTCATCGAGCCGGGCACGTGGTCGTTCGTGTGGGTGGTCGACGCGCCGCTGTTCGAGGCGGCCGACGAGGCGACGGCGGCGGGGGACGTCGCGGTCGGCTCCGGGCAGTGGACCGCCGTGCACCACGCGTTCACCTCGCCGACGCCGGAGTGGATCGACCGGTTCGAGGAGGACCCGGCGAACGCGCTGGCCTACGCCTACGACCTCGTCTGCAACGGCAACGAGATCGGCGGCGGGTCCATCCGTATCCACCGTCAGGACGTCCAGGAGCGTGTGTTCGCCCTGATGGGCCTGTCGGCCGAGGAGCAGCGGGAGAAGTTCGGCTTCCTGCTCGACGCCTTCTCCTTCGGCCCGCCGCCGCACGGGGGGATCGCCTTCGGCTGGGACCGCATCTGTGCGCTGCTCGCGGGGGTCGACTCGATCCGCGACGTGATCGCGTTCCCGAAGACCGGTGGTGGGTACGACCCGCTGACGGCCGCGCCCGCGCCGATCACGGCGCTGCAGCGCAAGGAGGCGGGGGTCGACGCGAAGCCCACGAAGCCGGCGGAGCCGGGATCGGGGACGCTGCCGGCGAACCCGGTGAAGCCCCAGGACCGGCCCGTGGAGGACCCCGGGACGCAGCCCTCCTGA
- a CDS encoding Lrp/AsnC family transcriptional regulator has protein sequence MREILTVLESDAHASAERIATLTGIDEATVREHIAAWEASGVIRRYKTVVDWDRFGDQRVTAFVDVTVAPERGRGFDDVAERIARFREIRAVHLVSGAQDLRVEVEGDSMKEVADFVAQKLSGVDRVTATSTHFLLRRYKDDGQLLTDPEPDQRLSVTP, from the coding sequence ATGCGGGAGATCCTCACCGTGCTGGAGTCCGACGCGCACGCGAGCGCCGAGCGCATCGCGACGCTGACCGGGATCGACGAGGCGACGGTGCGCGAGCACATCGCCGCGTGGGAGGCGTCCGGGGTGATCCGGCGCTACAAGACGGTCGTCGACTGGGACCGCTTCGGCGACCAGCGCGTGACCGCGTTCGTCGACGTCACCGTGGCACCCGAGCGCGGGCGCGGGTTCGACGACGTCGCCGAGCGGATCGCGCGCTTCCGGGAGATCCGGGCGGTGCACCTGGTCAGCGGGGCGCAGGACCTGCGGGTCGAGGTGGAGGGGGACTCCATGAAGGAGGTCGCCGACTTCGTCGCCCAGAAGCTCTCGGGCGTCGACCGGGTCACGGCGACCAGCACCCACTTCCTGCTGCGTCGCTACAAGGACGACGGTCAACTGCTCACCGATCCCGAGCCCGACCAGCGGCTGTCGGTGACGCCGTGA
- a CDS encoding ATP-binding protein, which produces MTEPPATPTRGWGRRSTLAGQALALQLGVVALVLVAVAAVSVTQSLAAFTRTESRRVLAVAEDVAVDGVVRQALRAPTVSPRNPVTAVADGARAVSGATAVVVTDADLTVVTATDLALVGTPLSTADADGGEPSRVAEGRSWTGYLRLTPDGPLAVAAQVPVLATDGRQIGAVAVTSNLPNALTRLAASAPDLLTYLGLASALGVVGSLLLARRVKRQTLGLEPREITALVQQREAMLLGIREGVLGVDADGRVVLVNDTARELLGLPERSVGRTLTELGVDPDVREVLSGPDRTAEDAVIPRADAVVVANRRPFVVDGTVRGWVTTLRDRTELAALQRELGTTRGTTETLRAQAHEFSNRLHTISGLIEIGEYDEVVRYVGTLQGSAEDDAAVTGRVGDPSLAALLVAKARLARERGVVLEVTGSLGRVSDDLSADLVTVVGNLVDNALDALTGGTVTVDLADPDGDVHVEVSDDGPGVSTDPPDAVFGRGVSTKGDGRGIGLALVRAVCVRRGGEVAVTSRSGEGAVFTARLPRERTADDRRVGVGR; this is translated from the coding sequence GTGACCGAGCCGCCCGCGACCCCTACCCGGGGGTGGGGCCGCCGCAGCACGCTGGCGGGCCAGGCGCTGGCCCTGCAGCTCGGGGTCGTGGCGCTCGTCCTCGTGGCGGTCGCGGCGGTGAGCGTCACGCAGTCCCTCGCCGCGTTCACCCGCACCGAGAGCCGGCGGGTGCTGGCCGTGGCCGAGGACGTCGCGGTGGACGGCGTGGTGCGCCAGGCGCTCCGCGCGCCCACGGTCTCGCCGCGCAACCCGGTGACCGCGGTCGCCGACGGCGCCCGCGCCGTCTCGGGGGCCACCGCCGTGGTGGTCACCGACGCCGATCTCACGGTCGTCACCGCCACCGACCTCGCCCTGGTCGGCACCCCGTTGAGCACCGCCGACGCCGACGGCGGGGAGCCGAGCCGGGTCGCGGAGGGCCGCAGCTGGACCGGCTACCTCCGCCTCACCCCCGACGGTCCGCTCGCCGTCGCGGCCCAGGTCCCGGTGCTCGCGACCGACGGCCGGCAGATCGGTGCGGTGGCGGTGACGAGCAACCTGCCGAACGCCCTGACCCGCCTGGCCGCCTCCGCGCCGGACCTGCTGACCTACCTCGGCCTCGCGAGCGCGCTCGGCGTCGTCGGGTCGCTCCTGCTCGCCCGGCGGGTGAAGCGCCAGACCCTCGGGCTGGAACCGCGGGAGATCACCGCCCTGGTCCAGCAACGGGAGGCGATGCTGCTCGGGATCCGGGAAGGCGTGCTCGGTGTCGACGCGGACGGCCGCGTGGTGCTGGTCAACGACACCGCGCGGGAGCTGCTGGGGCTGCCGGAGCGCTCGGTCGGGCGCACCCTCACCGAGCTCGGCGTCGACCCCGACGTGCGCGAGGTGCTGAGCGGACCCGACCGCACCGCGGAGGACGCCGTCATCCCGCGCGCCGACGCCGTCGTCGTCGCGAACCGGCGGCCCTTCGTGGTCGACGGGACGGTGCGGGGATGGGTGACCACCCTGCGCGACCGCACCGAGCTCGCCGCGCTGCAGCGCGAGCTGGGCACCACCCGCGGCACCACCGAGACGCTGCGGGCCCAGGCGCACGAGTTCTCCAACCGGCTGCACACCATCTCCGGGCTCATCGAGATCGGCGAGTACGACGAGGTGGTCCGCTACGTCGGGACGCTGCAAGGGTCCGCGGAGGACGACGCGGCCGTGACGGGGCGTGTCGGGGACCCGTCGCTCGCGGCCCTGCTCGTCGCGAAGGCACGGCTGGCGCGGGAGCGGGGCGTGGTCCTCGAGGTCACCGGATCGCTCGGGCGGGTCTCCGACGACCTGTCCGCGGACCTGGTCACCGTGGTCGGCAACCTCGTCGACAACGCGCTGGACGCCCTCACCGGGGGCACCGTGACGGTGGACCTCGCCGACCCGGACGGCGACGTCCACGTCGAGGTCTCCGATGACGGCCCCGGCGTCAGCACCGACCCGCCGGACGCCGTGTTCGGGCGGGGCGTGTCGACCAAGGGCGACGGGCGCGGCATCGGGCTGGCCCTGGTGCGGGCGGTCTGCGTCCGCCGCGGGGGAGAGGTCGCGGTGACGTCGCGGTCGGGGGAGGGTGCGGTGTTCACCGCACGACTGCCGAGGGAGAGGACAGCGGATGACCGACGGGTCGGCGTCGGGCGGTGA
- a CDS encoding tripartite tricarboxylate transporter substrate-binding protein: protein MRRAGLVLAVLLVLLGGCASGTGDLRLLVPTEVGGGYDLTARTLAAALAEQESEPGPAVVVVPGDGGRAALARLAAEHSGPDLLMVMGLGLLGAVPDDGGGPGGLRATPVARLITEPELVAVPAASPYRTLGDLVAAWRADPTRVVVGGISARGGPDWLVASRLAAAIGLPPGALRYTALPGDALLPAVLRGDVAVAVTGLAETAPQVDLGTVRTLAVTSASRSTRVDAPTLREAGVDVVFENWRGLLAPPDLAPADLDRLTALAADVRSTAAWRAAVARNGWTDAPLTGAAFGSFLDAERARVRAALAGAP, encoded by the coding sequence GTGCGACGAGCGGGCCTGGTCCTCGCCGTGCTGCTGGTGCTCCTCGGGGGCTGCGCCAGTGGCACCGGTGACCTGCGCCTGCTCGTCCCCACCGAGGTCGGCGGCGGCTACGACCTCACCGCCCGCACCCTCGCGGCCGCCCTCGCCGAGCAGGAGAGCGAGCCCGGCCCCGCCGTCGTCGTCGTGCCGGGCGACGGTGGGCGCGCCGCCCTCGCCCGCCTCGCGGCGGAGCACTCGGGGCCCGACCTGCTCATGGTCATGGGCCTCGGGCTGCTGGGGGCCGTTCCCGACGACGGGGGTGGTCCGGGCGGGCTGCGCGCCACCCCGGTGGCCCGGCTGATCACCGAGCCGGAACTCGTCGCCGTCCCGGCCGCCTCGCCGTACCGCACCCTGGGCGACCTCGTGGCGGCGTGGCGGGCTGACCCGACGCGGGTGGTGGTCGGCGGGATCTCCGCCCGCGGCGGTCCCGACTGGCTCGTGGCGTCCCGGCTCGCCGCCGCGATCGGCCTCCCGCCGGGGGCGCTGCGCTACACCGCGCTGCCCGGGGACGCGCTGCTCCCCGCCGTCCTGCGCGGCGACGTGGCCGTGGCGGTCACCGGGCTCGCGGAGACCGCGCCGCAGGTGGACCTCGGCACGGTCCGGACCCTCGCCGTGACCTCGGCGAGCCGCTCCACCCGCGTCGACGCACCGACCCTGCGCGAGGCCGGCGTCGACGTGGTCTTCGAGAACTGGCGCGGCCTGCTCGCGCCGCCCGACCTGGCCCCGGCCGACCTCGACCGGCTCACCGCCCTGGCCGCGGACGTCCGCTCGACCGCGGCCTGGCGCGCCGCGGTCGCCCGCAACGGGTGGACCGACGCGCCCCTCACCGGCGCGGCGTTCGGGTCGTTCCTCGACGCCGAGCGGGCCCGGGTGCGTGCCGCCCTCGCCGGCGCGCCCTGA